One window from the genome of Dyella sp. A6 encodes:
- a CDS encoding 2OG-Fe(II) oxygenase gives MNAATLLDPARLDRPDTLVATSPFPFMIAHGQLPDDARHALDKDFPRYTSAGFFPYDPDDCGPSVNALVNGLTSRPFADAVGRRLGIDDLGNYPTLVTICRMLNRRHGTIHTDSKSKVATALLYLNSQWPDTSEGCLRFLHRIDDIDDIAAPELTPLYGEFAVFRRGENSFHGHLPYEGERRVIQVAWLTSEDEKRRKTKRGNFSRAFKKLLGKLDTRHGAGRDRSASHRD, from the coding sequence ATGAACGCAGCCACCTTGCTCGACCCCGCACGACTGGACCGTCCGGACACGCTGGTTGCCACAAGCCCGTTCCCGTTCATGATCGCCCACGGCCAGTTGCCGGACGATGCGCGGCACGCGCTCGACAAGGACTTTCCGCGTTACACCAGCGCGGGATTCTTTCCCTACGATCCGGACGACTGCGGACCCTCCGTGAATGCGCTGGTGAACGGCCTGACATCGCGGCCATTCGCCGATGCCGTCGGACGCCGGCTCGGCATCGACGACCTGGGCAACTACCCGACGCTGGTCACGATCTGCCGCATGCTCAACCGGCGGCATGGAACCATCCATACAGACAGCAAATCGAAGGTGGCCACGGCGCTGCTCTACCTGAACAGCCAGTGGCCGGACACCAGCGAAGGCTGCCTTCGCTTCCTCCACCGCATCGACGACATCGACGACATCGCCGCACCGGAGCTGACCCCGCTGTATGGCGAGTTCGCCGTATTCAGGCGTGGTGAAAACTCCTTCCACGGCCATCTTCCCTACGAAGGCGAGCGCCGGGTCATCCAGGTCGCCTGGCTGACCAGTGAGGACGAAAAGCGCCGCAAGACCAAGCGCGGCAACTTCTCCAGGGCATTCAAGAAACTTCTCGGCAAGCTGGACACCCGGCATGGCGCCGGCCGTGACCGGAGTGCCTCGCACCGGGACTGA
- the carA gene encoding glutamine-hydrolyzing carbamoyl-phosphate synthase small subunit: MPIPALLALEDGSVFHGHAVGANGETTGEVVFNTAMTGYQEILTDPSYSRQLVTLTYPHIGNTGCNPEDEESTAVHAAGLIVRDVPRLASNWRNRESLPDYLKRNGIVAIAGIDTRRLTRILRDKGAQNGCIVAGDHIDADEALAKARAFPGLNGMDLAKVVSTQKRYDWCEGTYDLDRTAFGEPTKRFKVVAYDFGVKRNILRLLAEQGCEITVVPAQTPAADVLAMKPDGIFLSNGPGDPAACDYAIAATRAFLDARIPLFGICLGHQIMGLAIGAETLKMKFGHHGANHPVKDLDDGRVLITSQNHGFAVDPATLPANARVTHASLFDDSLQGFALTDRPAFCFQGHPEASPGPHDIGYLFDRFAKLMQEAR; the protein is encoded by the coding sequence ATGCCCATTCCCGCTCTGCTTGCCCTCGAAGATGGCAGCGTGTTCCACGGTCACGCCGTGGGCGCAAACGGCGAAACCACCGGTGAGGTGGTATTCAACACGGCGATGACGGGCTATCAGGAGATCCTTACCGATCCCTCATATTCCCGGCAGCTCGTCACCCTGACCTACCCGCATATCGGCAATACCGGTTGCAACCCCGAGGACGAAGAGTCCACGGCGGTGCATGCCGCGGGCCTGATCGTGCGCGATGTGCCGCGCCTGGCGAGCAACTGGCGCAATCGCGAGAGCCTGCCTGATTACCTGAAGCGCAATGGCATCGTGGCGATTGCCGGCATCGATACCCGTCGGCTGACCCGCATTCTGCGCGACAAAGGTGCACAGAATGGTTGCATCGTGGCGGGCGACCATATCGACGCCGACGAGGCACTGGCCAAGGCGCGGGCTTTCCCGGGCCTCAATGGCATGGATCTGGCCAAGGTGGTCAGCACGCAGAAGCGCTATGACTGGTGCGAAGGCACCTACGACCTGGATCGCACGGCATTCGGCGAGCCGACCAAGCGCTTCAAGGTGGTGGCCTACGATTTCGGCGTGAAGCGGAACATCCTGCGCCTGCTCGCCGAGCAGGGCTGCGAGATCACCGTGGTGCCGGCGCAGACTCCGGCTGCCGATGTGCTGGCGATGAAGCCGGACGGCATCTTCCTGTCCAACGGCCCTGGCGATCCGGCGGCCTGCGACTACGCCATCGCCGCGACTCGTGCCTTCCTCGATGCCCGGATTCCGCTGTTCGGTATCTGCCTCGGCCACCAGATCATGGGGCTGGCGATCGGTGCCGAGACGCTGAAGATGAAGTTCGGTCACCACGGTGCGAACCACCCGGTGAAGGACCTGGACGACGGCCGCGTGCTGATCACCAGCCAGAACCACGGCTTTGCGGTGGACCCGGCCACGCTGCCGGCCAACGCGCGCGTGACGCATGCGTCGCTGTTCGACGACTCGCTGCAAGGTTTCGCACTGACCGATCGCCCTGCGTTCTGCTTCCAGGGACACCCGGAGGCGAGCCCGGGTCCGCACGACATCGGTTATCTCTTCGACCGTTTTGCCAAGCTTATGCAGGAGGCCCGTTGA